Below is a genomic region from Leifsonia sp. Root112D2.
CCACAGCACCCCGGGGTCGCCCAGGTGCGGCTCGATGCCTTTGCCCGAGAGGATCGGGATCGTCACAAGCGCGGTAATCGCGATGGAGACGAGCGCGACCACGAATGTCGTCAGGGCAAGCACGAGCGCCTTCGCGAACAGGGCGGGCAGCCGCGCGGGCACCGCCGCGAATGTCGAGCGGATCATGCCCGTCGAGTACTCGCCACTGATGATGAGCACGCCGAGCACGGCGGCAACCAGCTGTGTGAAGTTCACGCCGAGCGTCGCGACGTTGACCGCCAGGCCCTTTTGCGACTCCTCGTCCACGGTGCCGCCGGTATTGACCGTGAAGGCGAGCAAGATGCCGAAGCCGATGGTGAGCAGCGCGATGATGCCGAAGCACCACACGGTGGAGCGCAGCGTGCGCAGTTTGATCCATTCGCTTCGCATGACCCGGCCGAAGGTCACGCCGGTGGTGGCCGGCGTGCTGGGCACGTGGGTTGCGGGAGCTGTTGCCGTGGTCATCGGGAAACCTCCGAGTGGTATTCGACGTCGTCCTGGGTGAGTTCGAGATAGGCATCCTCGAGCGAGGCGCCGACGGGGGTCAGTTCGTGCAGCACGATTCCGGCCTGGGCGGCCGCCTCGCCGATCTGAGCGGATGCCAGCCCCACGACCTGAAGCTGGTCGCTGTCTGTGCTGGTCACCGTGACATCCGCGCCGGCGATTCGGCGGGCGAGATCGTCGGCCTGCGGGGTACGCACGCGCACGGAGGTGCCCTTCGCCGCCGCGAGAATCTCGCTGACCGGGGCATCCGCGATGATGCGGCCGCGCCCGAGC
It encodes:
- a CDS encoding ABC transporter permease subunit, with the protein product MTTATAPATHVPSTPATTGVTFGRVMRSEWIKLRTLRSTVWCFGIIALLTIGFGILLAFTVNTGGTVDEESQKGLAVNVATLGVNFTQLVAAVLGVLIISGEYSTGMIRSTFAAVPARLPALFAKALVLALTTFVVALVSIAITALVTIPILSGKGIEPHLGDPGVLWALLGGAGYLALIAVMALAFGAILRSSAGGIATALGLLLVVPLVLQIFASLTNAQWIQNVMAFLPSSAGGKMFELGHSAAAQAAAQPPAGLVVLDGVQGLLVLLAWIVVLLTTASVLLKRRDA